In Pontiella desulfatans, one DNA window encodes the following:
- a CDS encoding glycoside hydrolase family protein, with protein MNIKKEVAGIGIGVVALFTTAITGWAGVWTYDVPGGGALRSSDYEVTVIQNGEPKSSFVYQSEGFATYPRLRENGSLDQMVTIPHKGPVKHSHSIFSFDGTVTVRVKVKPGAKHITLPLKSAKVLPSSYDIPCRIENGDTIVFTLDRPEKVAILPNYDQVWNTFVNMGKGHVPIQTWDVDYGVESKRKDYHGRTLSNALEEGYANPLILSALPPETRVPDPEKQKTLFVNPGDRLDEDEMLAYDVIWFKPGIHDQSQMGYAPFFQTRIKRGQTVYIEGGAYVLARFKRYHDKEAGPTAIIGRGVISGAKHLWIHSFSEASQLIDIDIVSGITLTDRAGFSIYSSRLIEDVTLVGAWHGNCDGPDYSDNSVIRNCFFMSHDDSLKINHNTKAKHIVLWQATNAHALMVKETYRSDTLMADSVVEDIDIITYFKDPNVARGDWPRQGMGAIACVTAVPFTIRNFTFRDIRIESPYLYRVFNVYNLNTGEVSPGWFMPTTDESHSKIDGMHFENITVTSPLIAYRSQLGSGHENAVKNLTFKNIVINGTCVTEENKEQFFDIQEDRIDGLSFSCER; from the coding sequence ATGAATATTAAGAAGGAAGTCGCCGGAATTGGAATCGGTGTTGTTGCATTGTTCACAACCGCGATCACAGGATGGGCCGGGGTGTGGACGTATGATGTGCCGGGTGGCGGGGCATTGCGTTCTTCCGATTATGAGGTGACCGTAATTCAGAATGGGGAACCCAAGTCCAGCTTTGTCTATCAGAGTGAAGGTTTTGCAACCTATCCCCGATTGCGGGAAAACGGCTCGTTGGATCAAATGGTGACGATTCCGCACAAGGGGCCGGTAAAGCATTCCCACTCCATCTTTTCATTTGACGGAACGGTGACGGTGCGGGTGAAGGTTAAGCCGGGTGCAAAGCATATTACGCTGCCGCTTAAAAGCGCCAAGGTGCTGCCGTCCTCCTATGATATTCCCTGCCGGATTGAGAACGGCGATACGATTGTCTTTACACTGGACCGGCCGGAAAAGGTGGCGATTCTCCCGAATTATGACCAGGTCTGGAACACGTTCGTTAATATGGGGAAAGGCCATGTTCCGATCCAGACGTGGGATGTGGACTATGGCGTGGAAAGCAAACGGAAGGACTACCACGGACGCACGCTTTCCAATGCGCTGGAGGAAGGCTACGCGAATCCGCTGATTCTTTCCGCCCTCCCGCCCGAGACGCGGGTTCCTGATCCGGAAAAACAAAAAACGCTCTTTGTGAATCCGGGTGACCGGCTGGATGAGGATGAAATGCTGGCCTATGACGTCATCTGGTTTAAGCCGGGGATTCATGACCAATCCCAGATGGGCTATGCGCCCTTTTTTCAGACGCGCATTAAGCGCGGACAAACGGTTTATATCGAAGGCGGCGCCTATGTGCTGGCACGCTTTAAACGCTATCACGATAAGGAGGCTGGCCCGACCGCCATCATCGGCCGTGGTGTGATTTCGGGGGCGAAGCACCTCTGGATACACAGCTTTTCCGAGGCCAGCCAGCTGATTGATATCGACATTGTTTCGGGCATCACCCTGACGGACCGGGCCGGTTTCAGCATCTACAGCAGCCGCCTGATTGAAGACGTCACTCTGGTGGGAGCATGGCACGGCAATTGTGACGGGCCGGATTATTCAGACAACAGTGTTATAAGGAACTGCTTTTTCATGTCGCACGACGACAGCCTGAAAATCAACCACAATACCAAGGCCAAACACATCGTGCTCTGGCAGGCTACCAACGCGCATGCCCTGATGGTGAAGGAAACCTATCGTTCGGATACGCTCATGGCCGATAGTGTGGTGGAGGATATCGATATCATCACCTATTTCAAGGATCCCAATGTGGCCCGGGGCGACTGGCCCCGGCAGGGCATGGGGGCGATTGCCTGCGTTACAGCGGTGCCATTCACCATTCGCAACTTTACATTTCGGGATATCCGGATCGAGTCGCCCTATCTCTATCGCGTCTTCAATGTCTACAACCTGAACACCGGCGAGGTGAGTCCGGGCTGGTTCATGCCGACCACCGACGAAAGCCACTCCAAAATCGATGGCATGCATTTTGAAAACATTACCGTCACATCACCGTTGATTGCCTATCGGTCGCAGTTGGGGTCGGGGCACGAAAACGCCGTCAAAAACCTGACGTTCAAAAACATTGTGATCAACGGCACCTGCGTGACTGAAGAGAACAAAGAGCAGTTCTTTGATATTCAGGAGGATCGGATCGACGGTCTCTCTTTTTCCTGTGAACGCTGA
- a CDS encoding glycoside hydrolase family 127 protein, whose product MNKALVLIGMAAVAGWAGAESTYLMDMDKTPHAQLRPVDFNAVTWTDGFWADRYDQTCKVSLKKLWDLAADPEAGHVIDNFRAAATGQGEHAGSDWQDAWLYKWIESAASVYAKHPEPWIMERMDEAIELIAGAMEEDGYVATQITAKKKERFANPREHEVYSMGHLLTAACVHQRVTGKDSLMKLAIRNADFLCENLGEKVWPSYAHNPSAIMGLVEMYRETGDEKYLACAKLIVDSRGMKPKQGGTFTKGPGIIGTDLIQDRVPLRKSKEVVGHNVFFTYLFAGATDVYMETGDETLREPLDRLWYDLTCTKMCINGGVSPMGHTLSKGKDPVVEAVGKKYELPAADSYNETCGQIGNFMWNYRMLAISGDAKYADLMELELYNGFLAGIGLDGESWFYRNSLRLQEDYTELLGGHNFLPERVLPGRKRICCPTNLLRTLAQLHSYLYSMDEQGLWVHHYGGNTFSGKLADGSAVKLTQETAYPWSGKIVINMDAVSADPFAIRVRIPGWAEGAAVTINGKAATNPPKAGAYLYMKRKWNVGDRIELNLPMETRLMTAHPKAEHLRNQVAVMHGPLLYCVETKDIPEGKDMNNVRIPSSIALEPMSAKDLPFGIQTLEGSALYLDEQPWEGELYRPLNSTSLSEMPIRMIPYFAWANRGPGGMSAWLPLDVQ is encoded by the coding sequence ATGAACAAAGCTTTAGTACTCATAGGGATGGCGGCAGTGGCAGGATGGGCTGGTGCAGAAAGTACCTATCTGATGGATATGGATAAAACCCCGCACGCGCAGTTGCGTCCGGTTGATTTTAATGCGGTTACCTGGACGGATGGATTCTGGGCAGATCGTTATGATCAGACCTGCAAGGTTAGCCTCAAAAAACTTTGGGATCTGGCGGCCGATCCGGAGGCCGGTCACGTGATTGATAACTTCCGTGCCGCCGCAACGGGGCAGGGGGAGCACGCGGGCTCGGACTGGCAGGATGCCTGGCTCTATAAATGGATTGAGTCCGCCGCCAGTGTTTATGCAAAACATCCGGAGCCCTGGATCATGGAACGCATGGACGAAGCGATTGAGCTGATTGCCGGGGCCATGGAAGAGGATGGCTATGTGGCCACCCAGATTACGGCCAAGAAAAAAGAGCGCTTTGCCAACCCACGGGAGCATGAGGTGTATTCGATGGGTCACCTGCTGACCGCGGCCTGTGTGCACCAGCGCGTGACGGGCAAAGATTCGCTGATGAAGCTCGCCATTCGGAATGCGGATTTTCTGTGCGAAAATCTCGGCGAAAAGGTCTGGCCGTCCTATGCCCACAATCCCTCGGCCATCATGGGGCTGGTGGAAATGTATCGCGAAACCGGTGATGAAAAATATCTCGCCTGCGCCAAGCTGATTGTCGACAGCCGCGGAATGAAACCGAAACAGGGCGGTACGTTCACCAAAGGGCCGGGCATCATCGGAACCGACCTGATTCAGGACCGCGTGCCGTTGCGCAAGTCCAAGGAGGTGGTCGGACATAACGTGTTCTTTACCTACCTCTTTGCCGGTGCGACCGATGTCTATATGGAAACGGGTGATGAGACCCTGCGGGAACCGCTGGACCGCTTGTGGTATGACCTGACCTGCACCAAAATGTGCATCAACGGCGGGGTGAGCCCGATGGGGCATACCCTTTCAAAAGGAAAAGATCCGGTGGTGGAAGCCGTCGGGAAAAAATATGAACTTCCGGCAGCCGACTCTTATAATGAAACCTGCGGGCAGATCGGAAACTTTATGTGGAACTATCGTATGCTGGCCATTTCCGGCGACGCGAAGTATGCGGACTTGATGGAGCTGGAGCTCTATAACGGCTTCCTCGCGGGAATCGGCCTGGACGGCGAAAGCTGGTTCTACCGCAATTCGCTGCGTCTGCAGGAGGACTACACCGAACTTTTAGGTGGACACAACTTCCTGCCCGAACGCGTATTGCCGGGCCGCAAGCGCATCTGTTGCCCAACCAACCTGTTGCGCACGCTGGCCCAGCTGCATTCCTACCTTTACAGCATGGATGAGCAGGGACTCTGGGTGCACCACTATGGCGGAAACACCTTCAGCGGAAAACTGGCCGATGGAAGCGCGGTGAAACTGACGCAGGAAACGGCGTATCCATGGAGTGGAAAAATTGTGATCAACATGGATGCGGTATCAGCCGATCCGTTCGCAATCCGTGTCCGTATTCCGGGCTGGGCGGAAGGGGCTGCCGTCACGATTAATGGAAAAGCCGCTACCAATCCCCCGAAGGCCGGAGCCTATCTCTATATGAAGCGCAAGTGGAACGTCGGCGACCGCATTGAACTGAACCTGCCGATGGAGACGCGACTGATGACCGCGCATCCCAAGGCGGAGCATCTGCGCAACCAGGTGGCCGTCATGCATGGGCCGCTGCTCTACTGCGTGGAAACAAAGGACATACCGGAAGGCAAAGATATGAACAACGTCCGCATTCCATCCAGTATTGCGCTGGAGCCGATGTCGGCCAAGGATCTGCCGTTCGGCATCCAGACCCTGGAAGGCTCAGCGCTTTATCTGGACGAGCAGCCTTGGGAAGGTGAACTTTATCGGCCATTGAATTCGACCTCCCTGAGCGAGATGCCGATCCGTATGATCCCATACTTTGCCTGGGCCAATCGCGGCCCCGGTGGCATGAGCGCCTGGCTGCCGCTGGACGTTCAGTAA
- a CDS encoding mandelate racemase/muconate lactonizing enzyme family protein, producing the protein MIESIKTYHLRHQLEESFGFSQWRYDQRNALLVEIIDDSGAVGWGECYGPATVTQSAIDTFYAPLLIGWDPLKNEAAWNLCWRASLDFAMKGPMMGAISGLDMAMLDLKGKLLSVSASELMGGRVRDTVQCYATGMYFRKESETDLLETILTEAGDYVRKGYRALKIKIGKNMEFDRKLIVAMRKTFSDVQLMADSNHAYDLPEAITIGRLLGEHNYAWFEEPLSPAHPELFRQLADKIDVPIATGECEQTRYGFQSLLKQGGVQIAQPDLAYCGGPTEALKIRAVASSMGINIVPHCWGTQLNLASAVHFLATMYVEPGRAEVAEPLLEKDLTPNPMRDEMYTIEILARNGSVTVPTAPGLGVEPDRSAMEKFCVNITEKTNVGKNVSHADQRRTADYEKIV; encoded by the coding sequence ATGATTGAATCAATAAAAACCTACCACCTGCGCCATCAGCTCGAGGAGTCGTTTGGCTTCTCCCAGTGGCGTTACGACCAGCGCAACGCGTTGCTCGTGGAAATCATCGACGACTCCGGCGCGGTGGGATGGGGCGAATGCTATGGCCCCGCCACCGTCACCCAAAGCGCCATCGACACCTTCTATGCCCCGCTGTTGATCGGCTGGGATCCGCTGAAGAACGAGGCGGCATGGAACCTCTGCTGGCGAGCGTCGCTCGACTTCGCCATGAAGGGCCCCATGATGGGCGCCATTTCCGGTCTCGATATGGCGATGCTCGACCTTAAAGGCAAGCTGCTCAGCGTCTCCGCCTCTGAACTGATGGGGGGACGGGTACGCGATACGGTGCAGTGCTATGCCACAGGCATGTATTTCCGCAAGGAGTCCGAAACCGATCTGCTCGAAACCATCCTGACCGAAGCGGGCGACTATGTCCGGAAAGGGTACCGGGCCTTGAAAATCAAGATCGGAAAAAATATGGAATTCGATCGAAAACTGATCGTCGCGATGCGCAAGACATTTTCCGATGTTCAGTTGATGGCCGACTCGAACCACGCCTACGACCTGCCCGAGGCGATCACGATCGGGCGGTTGCTCGGCGAGCACAACTATGCCTGGTTCGAAGAGCCGTTGTCTCCCGCCCACCCGGAACTGTTCCGCCAGTTGGCCGACAAGATCGATGTCCCGATCGCTACCGGAGAATGCGAACAAACGCGCTATGGTTTCCAGAGCCTGCTGAAGCAGGGCGGGGTACAGATCGCCCAGCCCGACCTCGCTTATTGCGGCGGTCCGACCGAAGCGCTCAAAATCCGCGCCGTGGCATCCTCGATGGGGATCAACATCGTGCCGCATTGCTGGGGAACTCAACTCAATCTCGCCAGCGCGGTTCATTTTCTGGCCACCATGTATGTCGAGCCCGGTCGCGCCGAAGTGGCCGAGCCATTACTGGAAAAGGATCTCACCCCGAACCCGATGCGCGACGAAATGTATACCATCGAAATCCTGGCCAGGAACGGTTCGGTTACTGTGCCGACCGCGCCAGGGCTTGGTGTCGAGCCCGACCGCTCGGCGATGGAAAAATTCTGTGTCAATATAACGGAGAAAACAAATGTCGGAAAAAATGTATCCCATGCTGATCAACGGCGAACAGCGGATTACGAAAAAATCGTTTAA
- a CDS encoding L-rhamnose/proton symporter RhaT — MTELMLPIMIVVLASVFQGTFGIGMKYVKPMSWEAWWVIQSVVAMLLFPLIWALIVVPDLFIVISAAPMNEVIAGATMGFLWGIGGIMFGVSVGYIGMSLTYGIVMGGCGIAATIIALIQGADSIVPASIPYTILGLVLYALALVVVTIGGLKRDKKLAADGKELVGIKKGAEFKKGLIIAVVCGLLSSLLFIGFNNTMGIGKIAEAHGAIVRNTALARWVVVLLGALIMNLGYAVILLIKNKKVIAENTGGVGKALAWAVVTGLLWFAALGTMGQGSAMMGDIGAVIATPIFLALSLIVSNIAAVITGEWKGAGKALNYVFVGVALIVLAAAALSFAGTFKAEESAANAVAPTEINKGTLHD, encoded by the coding sequence ATGACTGAATTGATGTTGCCGATTATGATTGTTGTGTTGGCCAGTGTTTTTCAGGGCACATTTGGCATCGGAATGAAATATGTCAAACCGATGAGCTGGGAAGCCTGGTGGGTTATTCAGTCTGTTGTTGCCATGTTACTGTTCCCTCTAATATGGGCACTAATTGTGGTTCCAGACTTATTCATAGTCATTTCAGCAGCTCCCATGAATGAAGTTATTGCGGGCGCGACCATGGGCTTTCTCTGGGGTATCGGCGGCATCATGTTCGGCGTCTCCGTCGGCTATATCGGCATGTCGCTCACCTACGGCATCGTTATGGGCGGCTGCGGCATCGCTGCCACCATCATCGCGCTCATACAAGGAGCCGACAGCATTGTGCCCGCGAGCATCCCGTACACCATCCTCGGCCTCGTCCTCTACGCGCTCGCCCTCGTGGTCGTGACCATCGGCGGCCTGAAACGCGACAAGAAACTCGCAGCGGACGGCAAGGAACTCGTGGGCATCAAAAAAGGCGCGGAGTTCAAGAAAGGACTCATCATTGCAGTGGTTTGCGGTTTGCTCTCTTCGCTACTGTTCATTGGATTCAATAACACCATGGGAATCGGGAAAATCGCCGAAGCTCACGGCGCCATCGTTCGAAACACGGCGCTGGCTCGCTGGGTTGTTGTTCTGCTCGGTGCGCTGATCATGAACCTCGGTTACGCGGTGATCCTTCTGATCAAAAACAAGAAGGTCATCGCTGAGAACACCGGCGGCGTTGGCAAAGCGCTCGCGTGGGCGGTCGTCACCGGTCTGCTCTGGTTCGCCGCGCTCGGAACCATGGGTCAGGGCAGCGCCATGATGGGCGATATTGGAGCCGTCATCGCGACGCCTATTTTCCTCGCCCTCTCGCTGATCGTCAGCAACATCGCGGCGGTCATCACCGGCGAATGGAAAGGCGCGGGAAAAGCGCTGAACTACGTTTTCGTTGGCGTCGCGCTGATCGTGCTCGCGGCCGCGGCGCTCTCCTTCGCCGGCACCTTCAAGGCCGAGGAATCCGCCGCGAACGCGGTCGCCCCGACTGAAATAAATAAGGGAACTCTCCATGATTGA
- a CDS encoding alpha-1,3-galactosidase-related protein: MAMSVSAGIEEWVRSEVAAGKKTIVLPKGTHHVYAENGIQRTLHIANNNDGMKQILFDLRDAENLVIEGNGAELICHGHIVPFYLKNAKNVTIKNLTMDWEYPFFSQGEVVEVGKGYFDVRFDLGKYPVGIRDERLVFLNPDLPEPMDFNNINIIDPQLGRLVFKSWDEYGVGRDHTAEILEKGLVRIRSSKICSPLKVGHVAVFQYNDRSSPGFVVHRSENIRLEQVTMYHAAAFGAIFEGSRDLYVNEVKAIRRPDSGRWYTTHHDVMHFVECRGDIHLTNCRFEFQGDDDCNIHGVYRPVVRTQNNKTLVTRLSHFQQMGIDTLYPGDTMGFHDADTLELLGEGTLVQALNRDAAQEDSLTFKEPLPDLDWKNVVVTLRAYDTDVKIRHNHFSNHRARSLLIKTLGKVRIHDNYFNSQGCAIKIRGEASSWYEAGGVEDVEIYNNVFDQCNSGGFSQATFELHATLGKPDSEIPIHKNVRIHNNRIIQIFKPLMIADHVENLEFYDNEIIAGEDYAPWFKGKVEPPNIAFGPGVTTGRFQKLDD, from the coding sequence ATGGCTATGTCGGTTTCAGCCGGTATTGAAGAATGGGTTCGTTCGGAAGTTGCCGCGGGCAAAAAGACGATTGTTCTGCCGAAGGGCACCCATCATGTCTATGCCGAAAACGGCATTCAGCGTACCCTCCATATTGCGAATAATAACGATGGCATGAAGCAGATCCTGTTTGATCTGCGCGATGCCGAAAACCTCGTTATCGAAGGCAACGGTGCTGAATTGATCTGCCACGGCCACATCGTTCCATTCTACCTGAAAAACGCGAAGAATGTGACCATCAAAAACCTGACGATGGATTGGGAATATCCGTTTTTCAGCCAGGGCGAGGTCGTCGAAGTGGGCAAGGGGTATTTCGATGTCCGATTCGATCTGGGCAAATATCCCGTGGGTATTCGCGATGAACGTCTGGTGTTCCTGAATCCGGATCTGCCGGAGCCGATGGATTTTAATAATATCAACATCATTGATCCGCAGCTCGGTCGGCTGGTGTTCAAGAGCTGGGATGAATATGGCGTGGGGCGCGACCATACGGCGGAGATCCTTGAAAAGGGACTGGTTCGGATTCGGTCGTCTAAAATATGCAGTCCGCTGAAGGTTGGCCATGTGGCGGTGTTCCAGTATAACGACCGCTCGTCGCCGGGATTCGTGGTACATCGCAGTGAAAATATTCGTCTTGAACAGGTTACGATGTATCACGCGGCAGCATTTGGAGCCATTTTCGAAGGCTCGCGCGATCTCTATGTCAATGAGGTGAAGGCGATCCGTCGCCCGGACTCCGGGCGCTGGTACACGACGCATCACGATGTGATGCATTTTGTGGAATGCCGGGGTGATATTCATCTGACAAATTGCCGTTTTGAATTCCAGGGTGATGATGATTGCAACATTCATGGGGTATACCGGCCGGTGGTTCGGACGCAGAATAATAAAACGCTGGTCACCCGTTTAAGCCATTTTCAGCAGATGGGGATCGATACCTTGTATCCCGGCGATACCATGGGCTTCCACGATGCCGATACCCTGGAGCTTCTGGGCGAAGGAACCCTAGTTCAGGCGTTGAATCGCGATGCGGCCCAGGAGGATTCGCTCACGTTTAAAGAGCCCTTGCCGGACCTCGACTGGAAAAACGTGGTCGTCACCCTGCGTGCGTACGACACGGATGTGAAAATCCGCCATAATCATTTCAGCAACCATCGGGCGCGAAGCCTGCTGATCAAGACCCTCGGCAAGGTACGCATCCACGACAATTATTTCAACTCGCAGGGTTGCGCCATCAAAATCCGCGGGGAGGCGTCCAGCTGGTACGAGGCGGGTGGTGTCGAGGATGTTGAAATCTACAACAATGTTTTTGACCAGTGCAATTCAGGCGGTTTTTCGCAGGCCACCTTCGAACTTCATGCCACGCTCGGTAAGCCCGATAGCGAAATTCCGATCCACAAAAACGTCCGTATTCACAACAACAGGATCATCCAGATCTTCAAGCCCCTGATGATCGCCGATCACGTTGAGAATCTCGAGTTCTACGACAATGAAATCATTGCCGGTGAGGATTATGCGCCTTGGTTCAAAGGCAAGGTGGAACCCCCGAATATTGCCTTCGGCCCCGGGGTGACAACCGGTCGCTTCCAGAAACTGGATGATTAA
- a CDS encoding beta-galactosidase — MWIKAIGLVGVLVWASAVQASLEPGAKAVRQNAESLGLNRDRFVRGEVVEVKPSRSGMLCLTGWSHPKLDAKTIARLATETEFGTFRKVRKGDRVGFKTAGLRPGVYNVSLIDGSEIKAAKEIVIAYPENYVFKLNDPLLHGIKNAWNGHPKAQEYDKHYSVVTVQSQIGWAELQPERDRFDFSKLDTLLAWSAYTQKPAIFKFNAPAPEWIFDYVAHVGGKSPLDDQGRGGGTSRREKAKAPQFWSPAYKQFYHEMIQALAAHVAASPHRKWFLGLRVQPNAFNEEAWHYRFNGQEMQIAGISPDRGTWIPPRNGDPIYPPLLEADNYKEAKQYFRDVIGFYQEAFHPLGIYCFLRPYLEVDQDLNLNLSGYYANAYTVCMGTDAAASRPKPISPRAQVYKKYTRELKKGAFHEDTYASFNGDGWNAKHGKKMNYNVSPRSPEKEIYWRQFLKLYEGVTMSAWGGTELFRLDIPAYQAALDVFMKYAGGEMDPAKTEHAWMVFAGYCDWSGKNIQLRNVGYWLTEDDSSKTETVVDASDDHRAFMLGSIREKETTLSVASEFRQSHMGKSAKVSIEWLAEPGDAWEVFADGKRVGGARGTHNGFQIDEFELRALPSRIAIRKQRGNAKFHRVEVGLDG, encoded by the coding sequence ATGTGGATTAAAGCAATAGGGTTGGTTGGTGTGCTGGTTTGGGCATCGGCTGTGCAGGCTTCGCTGGAGCCGGGTGCAAAAGCGGTGCGTCAAAACGCTGAATCGTTGGGGCTGAATCGTGATCGCTTCGTCCGGGGCGAGGTAGTTGAGGTTAAGCCGTCCCGATCGGGAATGCTCTGCCTGACCGGATGGTCGCATCCTAAGCTGGATGCCAAGACCATCGCCCGACTGGCAACTGAAACGGAGTTTGGCACATTCAGAAAAGTCCGAAAGGGTGACCGGGTTGGATTCAAAACCGCAGGTCTCCGTCCCGGTGTTTATAACGTCAGTCTGATCGATGGCTCGGAAATCAAAGCGGCAAAAGAGATCGTGATCGCTTACCCGGAAAACTATGTCTTCAAGCTGAACGATCCACTGTTGCATGGGATTAAAAACGCGTGGAACGGCCATCCGAAAGCGCAGGAATACGACAAGCACTATTCCGTGGTTACGGTTCAGTCGCAAATCGGCTGGGCGGAGCTGCAACCGGAAAGGGATCGGTTCGATTTTTCAAAACTGGATACGCTGCTGGCCTGGAGTGCCTACACTCAGAAACCCGCCATCTTTAAATTCAATGCCCCCGCACCGGAATGGATTTTTGACTATGTCGCGCACGTCGGCGGCAAATCGCCATTGGATGACCAGGGCCGGGGCGGGGGGACGAGCCGCCGCGAAAAGGCTAAAGCGCCGCAATTCTGGTCGCCCGCGTATAAGCAATTCTATCATGAGATGATTCAGGCATTGGCCGCCCATGTGGCCGCATCGCCTCACCGTAAATGGTTCCTCGGGCTGCGGGTGCAGCCCAACGCCTTTAACGAGGAGGCTTGGCACTATAGGTTTAACGGACAGGAAATGCAGATTGCGGGTATTTCTCCAGACCGCGGCACCTGGATTCCTCCGCGCAACGGCGATCCGATCTATCCGCCGCTGCTGGAGGCGGATAATTACAAAGAGGCGAAGCAATATTTCCGTGATGTGATCGGGTTTTATCAGGAAGCGTTTCATCCATTGGGCATCTATTGCTTCCTCCGCCCCTATCTGGAGGTGGATCAGGATTTAAACCTGAACCTGTCCGGCTACTATGCCAATGCCTATACCGTCTGCATGGGAACGGATGCTGCGGCGTCCCGGCCAAAGCCGATTTCCCCTCGCGCACAGGTCTATAAAAAATATACCCGTGAATTGAAGAAGGGGGCTTTTCATGAAGATACCTATGCCAGTTTCAATGGCGATGGATGGAATGCAAAGCACGGAAAGAAAATGAACTATAACGTGTCACCGCGCAGCCCTGAAAAAGAAATCTATTGGCGGCAGTTCCTCAAACTCTATGAAGGCGTTACCATGAGCGCATGGGGCGGTACAGAACTCTTCCGACTCGATATTCCGGCTTATCAGGCGGCGCTCGATGTGTTCATGAAATATGCCGGCGGAGAAATGGATCCGGCCAAAACTGAGCACGCCTGGATGGTGTTCGCGGGCTACTGCGACTGGAGTGGGAAAAACATCCAGCTGCGCAACGTTGGATACTGGCTTACGGAGGATGATTCCTCAAAAACCGAAACCGTTGTGGATGCCTCCGACGACCATCGCGCCTTCATGCTTGGATCAATCAGGGAAAAGGAAACCACGCTTTCTGTCGCATCGGAATTCCGCCAGTCCCATATGGGGAAATCGGCAAAGGTTTCCATCGAATGGCTGGCCGAACCGGGCGATGCATGGGAGGTGTTTGCCGACGGCAAACGGGTTGGAGGGGCGCGGGGAACCCATAATGGATTCCAGATCGATGAGTTCGAACTTCGGGCACTCCCGAGCCGTATTGCGATCAGGAAACAACGGGGCAATGCAAAGTTCCATAGGGTGGAAGTCGGTTTGGATGGATAG